CCTGCCGAAGTAGGCCCGGGCCAGGCGCTTGACTTCCTCGGGGTCGAAGTTGCCCACCACGGCGGCAGTCAGGTTGTTGGGCGCGTAGTAGGTGCTGTAGTAGTCGTCGGCCTGCTGCTTGCTGATCGCCCGCAGGTCGGAGGGCCAGCCCACCACCGGCCAGCTATAGGGGTGGGATTCCCAGAACATCGCCTCGAATTGCTCCTGGTACTTGCCCGTGGGGGTCGACTCGGTGCGCAGGCGGCGCTCTTCGTGCACGACATCCCGCTCGGTGTAGAACTCACGGAACACCGGGTGCGCCAGGCGGTCGGACTCCATCCAGAACCACAGCTCGAGCTTGTTGGCCGGCACGGTGATGAAGTAGACGGTCATGTCCCGGTTGGTGAAGGCGTTCATCCGCGAGCCGCCTTCGCCGGTGTAGATCTTGTCGAACTCGTTCTTCACCATCAGCGAGGCCTGCTCTTCGGCCAGGGCATCGAACTTCTTCTGCAACTCTTCGAGCTCCGGGGTGCGGTTTTCCGTCGCGAAGGGATCGTCGATCTCGCCCTTGCGCCAGCGGGCCTTCTGCACTTCCGTCAGCTCGCGGATCCGCTGCTGGATCTTCTCCTGCTCGGCGATGATCTCGAGGTCCCGCTGGATGTTGCGGGTGCCCACAACGTGGGTTCCCTTGAACATCATGTGTTCGAAGAGGTGGGAGATGCCGGTGATGCCCGGCCGTTCGTTGGCCGAACCCACGTGGGCCACCCAGCCGGCGGTGACCGTGGTCAATTCCGGCTTGTGGACCAGCAGGAAGGTCATGCCGTTGTCCAGGGTAAAGGTTTCCACGGGTAGCTGGGCGCTGGTCTCGGCCGTCGCCGGCGTGGGGGAACCGGCGAGAACCAGGACGGACGCAACTACACCCAGGATCACGCGTGAGCGAGTCGTCATCGACTGCCTCCAGGGCCAGGGGGCGCTTGGATCAAGCGCCCGGTTTCGGATTTCTCAGCCCCTGAGCATAGCGCGGGGCATGGTTTCGGGCGGCCGACCCGCCTCGTGTCGGGGACGGACGGTCGCCAGGAATGGGGCGATCGGTCGCGGCGGCGGGGCGGACGGTGGCGAGGCTCCCTTCGGGCACCCAGCCGGCCAGGCCCCCGGCGGCCCGGATCCGCACCCAGCCTTCCCGGCGCTCCCCGATGCGGGCGGGGAAGCCCTCGTGCACCGTGAAGAGTACCGGGTTGGCCGCGCCCGGGCCCGAGCGGACCTCCACGCGCTCGGCGAGGATCACCGCCCCCCGCTCGGATTGTCGTATGCCGAGCCGGATCACCACGGGCGTCAGCAGCAGTGCGGCGACC
The sequence above is drawn from the Acidobacteriota bacterium genome and encodes:
- a CDS encoding pitrilysin family protein, whose protein sequence is MTTRSRVILGVVASVLVLAGSPTPATAETSAQLPVETFTLDNGMTFLLVHKPELTTVTAGWVAHVGSANERPGITGISHLFEHMMFKGTHVVGTRNIQRDLEIIAEQEKIQQRIRELTEVQKARWRKGEIDDPFATENRTPELEELQKKFDALAEEQASLMVKNEFDKIYTGEGGSRMNAFTNRDMTVYFITVPANKLELWFWMESDRLAHPVFREFYTERDVVHEERRLRTESTPTGKYQEQFEAMFWESHPYSWPVVGWPSDLRAISKQQADDYYSTYYAPNNLTAAVVGNFDPEEVKRLARAYFGRIAKGPQDPPQVVTMEMEQLAEKQMIAECDCQPQVEILYHTVPFQHRDSYALDVLAELLNGRTGRLYKSMVLDRKIASSASASQQSGKWEGSFSFYAETKGDATPDKLVEAWDEQIAKLQNEPIPTEELQKVKNQILAASYRRLSSPFFLMLQLLYFDGLGDWSYVNTWTDKTLAVTAEDVQRVASEYFKPENRAVARYYRKAGTQAEEVPPELADLPAPMRQSMLNQIKQVRQSTNLERLEEALSGIQQQKEQVPPQFKGALELMEKTLGERIEELKSGEKTAEGGE